Proteins from a genomic interval of Desulfofustis limnaeus:
- a CDS encoding vWA domain-containing protein — protein MFIAFFYLLRSHGVPVSPTSFLRLQRALSEGLVASVDDLYVAARTILIKDERYFDSYDRVFGHLFAAGDLPGSGEQDELFWAQFILDEWLRDPKSLAMKLGVDERDVQNRSIDELLDYFRRRLREQDGRHDGGSKWIGTGGTSPVGHSGYHPGGMRVGGASRHKSAVQVAAERRYREYAHDRPLGMAGVGDALKKLRHLVPRGVRDQLNVDESIRQTIKNGGEIEIVFDRSSVDRLKVVLLIDNGGWSMDPYVDLVQLLFSYARSQFKELSIYYFHNTVYDLLWEDAGRHRRPVRIDRLGECGSETRLIMVGDASMAPYELMVPDGSIYAFQKSGRPSIEQLRLLTGLFPHHAWLNPVPAARWHLTRSIGMIRSMFPMFELSLDGLEQAVAHLMSRSNSAFQAL, from the coding sequence ATGTTCATCGCCTTTTTTTATCTCCTTCGTTCCCACGGTGTACCGGTCAGTCCAACCTCGTTTCTGCGGTTGCAGCGGGCCCTGAGTGAGGGATTGGTCGCTTCCGTGGACGACCTCTATGTGGCAGCCCGAACGATTTTAATCAAAGACGAACGGTATTTCGATAGCTATGATCGGGTTTTCGGTCATCTCTTTGCTGCCGGTGATCTGCCCGGGTCGGGAGAGCAAGACGAGTTGTTCTGGGCGCAGTTCATACTCGACGAGTGGCTGCGCGATCCGAAGTCGCTGGCGATGAAGTTGGGTGTCGATGAACGGGACGTGCAGAACCGCTCCATAGATGAATTGCTCGACTATTTCCGTCGGCGTTTGCGAGAACAAGATGGCCGACACGACGGCGGGTCGAAATGGATCGGTACCGGTGGCACCTCACCTGTGGGGCATTCCGGATACCATCCGGGCGGTATGCGGGTGGGCGGCGCATCGAGACACAAATCGGCGGTCCAGGTGGCGGCTGAACGGCGCTACCGTGAGTATGCCCACGATCGCCCGCTTGGCATGGCTGGGGTCGGTGATGCCCTGAAAAAGCTCCGTCATCTGGTGCCGCGTGGGGTTCGCGACCAATTGAACGTGGACGAGAGCATCCGCCAAACCATTAAAAATGGCGGAGAGATCGAGATCGTCTTTGATCGCAGCAGTGTCGATCGGCTCAAAGTCGTGCTGCTGATCGATAACGGTGGCTGGTCGATGGACCCGTATGTGGATCTGGTTCAGCTATTGTTTTCGTATGCTCGCTCTCAGTTCAAGGAGCTTTCCATCTACTATTTCCACAATACCGTGTACGATCTGCTCTGGGAGGACGCGGGCCGTCATCGTCGCCCGGTCCGGATCGATCGCTTGGGAGAATGTGGCTCAGAGACACGCTTGATCATGGTCGGTGATGCCAGCATGGCCCCTTACGAACTGATGGTGCCGGACGGCTCGATTTACGCATTCCAGAAAAGCGGCAGGCCGAGTATCGAGCAATTGCGGCTGTTGACGGGTCTGTTTCCCCACCATGCCTGGCTCAACCCGGTTCCGGCAGCGCGCTGGCACTTGACCCGCAGCATCGGCATGATTCGTTCCATGTTCCCGATGTTTGAATTGTCTCTGGACGGGCTGGAACAGGCGGTGGCCCACCTCATGTCTCGTTCAAACAGCGCATTTCAGGCGCTATGA
- a CDS encoding ParB N-terminal domain-containing protein: MKIPIERIQVNEELRVRKEIGNLEPLQVSIAKVGLINPILIDENDNLVAGYRRLRACRNLGWLEIDVCVVEFGGDELGMLETEIAENFFRKDFSPEEILATERRRQEIIEKHRHKSWWERFWTWLKTVFGGGKKSERIGAGSTHNR, encoded by the coding sequence ATGAAAATTCCTATCGAACGAATTCAGGTGAATGAGGAGCTACGCGTCAGAAAAGAGATCGGCAATCTTGAACCGTTGCAGGTATCGATTGCCAAGGTTGGGTTGATCAACCCGATCCTGATTGACGAAAACGACAATCTGGTTGCCGGATACCGTCGACTCCGCGCCTGCCGGAATCTGGGGTGGCTGGAAATAGACGTCTGTGTCGTCGAATTCGGTGGTGACGAACTGGGCATGCTCGAGACCGAGATCGCCGAGAACTTTTTCCGCAAGGATTTCAGTCCGGAAGAGATCTTGGCAACGGAACGGCGCCGCCAGGAAATCATTGAGAAGCATCGTCACAAAAGCTGGTGGGAACGGTTTTGGACCTGGCTGAAAACTGTTTTCGGCGGCGGGAAAAAAAGTGAGCGGATTGGCGCCGGATCGACTCACAACCGGTAG
- a CDS encoding NAD(P)H-dependent oxidoreductase, which yields MNLYSMLQKRAEEHDPIRIGVIGAGKFSSMFLSQARLTPGLQIVGIADLDPSKTMQALDKTGWHPDQAMHADTTGAINDAARLGKIGVTGDAAALLAADCHVIMEITGHPEAGTRHAVQAMEHGKHVVMVNVEADCLLGPELARLAQERSVICSMAYGDQPALIAEQLDWARTVGFEVVCAGKGTRYQPEYHYSTPETVWGYYGFSAERVASGDYNAQMFNSFLDGSKSAIEMCAVANGSGLLPQTCGLQFPPVDCNELAEVLKPRSAGGILEHSGTVEVVASERRDGTPVTADLRWGVYVVFRAPTPYVARCFQEYGMKTDSSGLYSALYRPYHFIGLELGVSAASIVLRREPTGCSRDFVADVAAYAKKDLQPQDMLDGEGGYTVFGRLMRARESVAAGALPLGLSGRARVMEPVKKGELITYRHVELDRDSLAYTLRRRMEARIA from the coding sequence ATGAACCTCTATTCGATGCTGCAAAAACGGGCCGAGGAGCATGATCCGATCAGGATCGGTGTAATCGGAGCCGGCAAATTCAGTTCCATGTTTCTTTCTCAGGCGAGACTGACTCCCGGCTTGCAGATTGTCGGCATCGCCGACCTTGACCCGAGCAAGACGATGCAGGCCCTGGATAAGACCGGATGGCACCCGGACCAGGCGATGCATGCCGATACGACCGGAGCCATCAACGATGCTGCCCGCCTGGGCAAGATAGGCGTTACCGGTGATGCTGCCGCTTTATTGGCAGCTGATTGTCACGTTATCATGGAGATCACTGGCCATCCGGAGGCGGGCACCAGGCATGCGGTGCAGGCCATGGAGCATGGTAAACATGTGGTCATGGTCAATGTCGAGGCTGACTGTCTGTTGGGGCCGGAACTGGCGCGCCTGGCCCAGGAGCGCAGTGTCATCTGCAGCATGGCCTACGGGGACCAACCGGCTCTGATAGCAGAACAGCTGGACTGGGCACGCACGGTCGGCTTCGAGGTGGTCTGCGCTGGCAAGGGGACCCGCTACCAGCCGGAATACCATTATTCAACGCCGGAGACCGTCTGGGGGTATTACGGTTTCTCTGCTGAACGGGTGGCCAGCGGAGATTATAACGCCCAGATGTTCAATTCGTTTCTTGACGGCAGCAAGTCGGCCATCGAGATGTGCGCTGTGGCCAACGGTTCCGGACTGTTGCCGCAGACATGCGGACTGCAGTTTCCGCCGGTGGATTGTAACGAACTGGCCGAGGTACTCAAACCGAGGTCCGCCGGCGGCATTCTCGAGCACAGCGGCACGGTTGAGGTGGTAGCCAGCGAGCGGCGGGATGGGACGCCGGTGACGGCAGATTTGCGCTGGGGTGTCTATGTGGTCTTTCGGGCGCCGACGCCTTATGTGGCCCGTTGTTTTCAGGAGTATGGGATGAAGACGGACAGCAGCGGTCTTTACTCGGCGCTGTATCGGCCCTATCATTTCATCGGGTTGGAATTGGGTGTCAGTGCCGCCAGCATCGTATTGCGGCGTGAACCGACCGGCTGCAGCCGTGATTTCGTCGCCGACGTGGCGGCCTACGCCAAAAAAGACCTGCAGCCGCAAGACATGCTCGACGGCGAGGGTGGCTACACCGTCTTTGGCAGATTGATGCGGGCCCGGGAGAGTGTCGCCGCCGGGGCTTTGCCCCTCGGCCTGAGCGGGAGAGCACGGGTGATGGAGCCGGTGAAGAAGGGCGAGTTGATAACCTATCGCCACGTGGAACTGGATCGCGACAGCCTGGCCTATACGTTGCGGCGACGGATGGAAGCGCGGATTGCCTGA
- a CDS encoding flavodoxin domain-containing protein produces MRKVLIVYFSRTGKTEKMAQYIAEGVRMAGCSVEMSTVSKIASDAELIGYDGYIFGCPTYHKDMTNNMKQFLFIAERANLVGKVGGAFGSHTHSGEAAPMIYDTMQHVFKMDTTTLGPLNMSEAMVGTDEGLKACQHYGRAVGEMLAD; encoded by the coding sequence ATGAGAAAGGTATTGATCGTCTACTTCAGTCGGACCGGTAAAACCGAGAAGATGGCTCAGTATATTGCCGAGGGCGTACGGATGGCCGGGTGCTCGGTGGAGATGTCCACGGTCTCGAAAATCGCAAGCGATGCGGAACTGATCGGTTATGACGGTTATATCTTCGGCTGTCCCACCTACCACAAGGATATGACCAACAACATGAAGCAATTTCTGTTTATCGCCGAGCGGGCCAATCTGGTGGGTAAGGTTGGCGGCGCCTTCGGATCGCATACTCACAGTGGTGAAGCGGCCCCGATGATTTACGACACCATGCAACACGTGTTCAAAATGGATACAACGACACTCGGGCCGCTCAATATGAGCGAAGCGATGGTCGGCACCGATGAAGGGCTGAAGGCCTGTCAACACTATGGCCGGGCGGTGGGCGAGATGCTTGCCGACTAG
- a CDS encoding hybrid sensor histidine kinase/response regulator → MKLGVKRLVSALRLHALCDGSIRSSLILSFSSVALLSALSALIALFLLETSERQTRQILNETLPIAADAQALGRTIGLYAAVSKELPAVEDEQRHEQLIQTMRQSIDDMEKRLDAIRSRDQSGGPNQQMDTMVDGLRLTMERQHELVLAFLAANRRLKEVDAQIRIQHRQFTDLVEPRMKASYRNFIEESQSIRAEISSLIVQPSARQNPKQLEHLFRVGFESLVGAAVGEAWASHELTAVASAAFSLLLEAEMADSVEKVAGLNAEYDSILPLFDQLELVVEPVSGRHDAVLQAALGLYRLGQGDSSPFVLRTIELTARGESKRLSEEAEALSQSLAEQARLVTDNLRRKAAVDSEALQGMLATASFVQLLLVISVVLVSVAIGWYYVGRHLVSRVIALKKAMDQHAMGIEAKIPLQGKDEITDMAHALQCFVRQRSTVETALRQSIDSLNEAQLIAKLGSCTWDEDDAEWQWSDGFYRMLGYQPGEIEADREQFLLLVDPADQAKVERFFRQLSPSARIYELDFSLCRKDGSRCIVTTRWRYAKVGGKITGSLHGTLLDISERQRIEEELLKIKKLESIGVLAGGIAHDFNNLLTVIMGNTALARRELPQTHAVQHFLRLTENAANRARDLTSRLLTFAKGGEPVRSVTDMRSLLNEVVEFVLHGSKVRCVFDIPEDLWSADVDAGQIGQVIQNLAVNAIQAMPEGGEITVSCNNVRVDGDKGEPLLPGDYLRIEMVDQGHGIAEEHLKRVFDPYFTTREMDSTKGSELGLAIVHSIIRKHGGTVDVSSTVGQGTTFTLHLPALPGEHVGMDSAGFSEHAENASRRAGLVLVMDDEQMVREVVEAMLQHLGFEVLSAAHGEQAIEVYRDCLGEGRRPDLVIMDLTIPGGMGGEQAAQALLDLDPTAKIIVASGYSGNQVLEQYRAYGFCAIASKPFQIQELSETISTVLALDDSVSTR, encoded by the coding sequence ATGAAGCTAGGCGTAAAACGGCTTGTATCAGCTCTTCGTCTGCACGCGTTATGTGACGGCAGCATTCGCAGCAGCCTGATTCTCTCTTTTTCTTCAGTGGCACTTCTGTCGGCACTTTCTGCCTTGATTGCCTTGTTTTTATTGGAAACGAGCGAAAGACAGACCCGTCAGATCCTGAACGAAACGCTTCCCATTGCCGCCGATGCTCAGGCCCTTGGCCGGACTATCGGGCTTTACGCCGCTGTTTCCAAAGAGTTGCCGGCAGTCGAAGACGAACAGCGGCATGAGCAACTGATCCAGACCATGCGTCAAAGTATCGACGACATGGAAAAACGACTTGATGCGATTCGCAGCCGCGATCAGTCCGGTGGTCCGAACCAGCAGATGGACACCATGGTTGATGGTTTACGTCTTACCATGGAGCGGCAGCATGAACTGGTCTTGGCCTTTCTGGCTGCGAATCGGCGTCTGAAAGAAGTGGATGCACAAATTCGCATCCAACACCGGCAGTTCACCGATCTCGTTGAGCCGCGCATGAAGGCCAGCTATCGAAACTTCATCGAAGAGAGTCAGAGCATTCGGGCCGAGATTTCTTCGCTGATTGTACAACCGTCGGCCAGACAAAACCCGAAACAACTGGAGCACTTGTTTCGGGTCGGGTTCGAGTCGCTTGTCGGTGCTGCCGTCGGCGAGGCGTGGGCGAGCCATGAGCTGACGGCGGTTGCTTCAGCAGCCTTCAGCCTCCTGTTGGAGGCCGAGATGGCCGATTCCGTGGAAAAGGTTGCAGGTCTGAATGCTGAGTACGATAGTATATTGCCCCTATTTGATCAATTGGAACTGGTTGTGGAGCCGGTCAGCGGTCGTCATGATGCGGTGCTTCAAGCAGCCCTTGGCCTATATCGTCTCGGGCAGGGCGATTCCTCTCCCTTTGTCCTGCGGACAATCGAACTGACAGCGCGGGGCGAATCGAAGCGCCTCTCGGAAGAGGCCGAAGCGTTGTCCCAGTCGCTGGCCGAACAGGCCCGGCTGGTGACCGATAACCTGCGCCGGAAAGCGGCAGTCGACTCCGAGGCTCTTCAGGGGATGCTGGCTACCGCCAGTTTCGTTCAACTGCTGCTGGTTATCTCTGTCGTGTTGGTCAGTGTTGCCATTGGCTGGTACTACGTGGGGCGTCATTTGGTGAGTAGGGTCATCGCCCTGAAAAAGGCTATGGACCAGCATGCCATGGGGATCGAGGCCAAGATTCCCTTGCAGGGTAAGGATGAAATTACCGATATGGCCCATGCCCTTCAGTGCTTCGTCCGGCAGCGGAGTACGGTGGAAACCGCTCTGCGGCAGAGTATCGACTCGTTGAACGAGGCTCAGTTGATCGCCAAATTGGGCAGTTGTACCTGGGATGAGGATGACGCCGAATGGCAGTGGAGCGACGGGTTTTATCGAATGCTCGGTTACCAGCCCGGAGAAATCGAAGCTGATCGTGAGCAATTCTTACTATTGGTGGACCCTGCCGACCAAGCGAAGGTTGAGCGGTTTTTCCGACAACTATCGCCGTCGGCGCGGATCTATGAGCTTGATTTCTCCCTGTGCAGAAAAGACGGTTCTCGTTGTATCGTGACCACGCGGTGGCGGTATGCAAAAGTCGGGGGCAAGATTACCGGTTCGTTGCACGGAACGTTGCTCGATATTTCGGAACGGCAAAGAATCGAAGAAGAATTGCTGAAGATCAAGAAGCTCGAGTCGATCGGTGTTTTGGCAGGAGGTATAGCCCATGATTTCAACAACTTGTTAACGGTTATCATGGGGAATACCGCTCTGGCTCGACGCGAGCTACCGCAGACTCACGCGGTGCAGCACTTTCTGAGGCTCACGGAGAACGCCGCCAATCGGGCCCGAGACCTGACCTCCCGTCTTCTGACCTTTGCCAAAGGGGGGGAACCGGTTCGCAGTGTCACCGATATGCGCAGCTTGTTGAACGAAGTGGTGGAATTCGTGCTGCACGGCAGCAAGGTTCGATGTGTCTTCGACATCCCGGAAGACCTCTGGTCGGCAGATGTGGATGCCGGCCAGATCGGCCAGGTCATCCAGAATCTTGCGGTGAATGCGATCCAAGCCATGCCGGAAGGCGGCGAGATCACCGTTAGCTGCAACAACGTACGTGTGGATGGAGATAAGGGGGAGCCGCTGTTGCCCGGAGACTATCTGCGAATCGAAATGGTCGATCAGGGGCACGGTATTGCCGAAGAACATCTCAAACGGGTTTTCGACCCTTATTTTACGACCCGTGAGATGGATAGCACCAAAGGAAGCGAGCTCGGACTGGCCATTGTCCACTCGATCATCAGAAAACACGGAGGCACGGTTGACGTATCCTCAACGGTTGGCCAGGGCACGACTTTTACCCTGCACCTTCCGGCCCTGCCCGGAGAACACGTGGGGATGGATTCGGCCGGTTTCTCCGAGCATGCTGAAAATGCGTCGCGGCGGGCCGGATTGGTGCTGGTCATGGACGATGAGCAGATGGTTCGGGAAGTTGTCGAGGCCATGCTGCAGCATCTCGGGTTTGAAGTGTTGTCGGCGGCGCACGGTGAACAAGCGATAGAGGTCTACCGCGACTGCCTCGGTGAGGGGCGGCGGCCCGATCTGGTGATCATGGACCTGACCATTCCCGGGGGAATGGGAGGTGAGCAGGCGGCACAAGCGCTTCTCGACCTGGATCCGACGGCGAAAATTATCGTTGCCAGCGGCTATTCGGGGAACCAGGTGCTTGAACAGTACCGGGCCTACGGTTTCTGTGCCATCGCCTCCAAACCCTTTCAGATACAGGAACTCTCGGAGACGATCTCTACGGTCTTGGCGCTTGATGACTCCGTCTCGACGAGATGA
- a CDS encoding ABC transporter permease codes for MNRKRDTVFAALILLAIWQGAALLLDSIALPEPWIVARDMVAAFRDGNLFDDLAISSIRALLGLALALAAAVPLGLVIGAEEPVRKRLSPFIYLLYPIPHVVLLPLIIILFGIGNLSKIFLIALIVFFQILVTTRDAAKGINRNYYYSMLTLGASRLQIYRHVILPASLPKILTALRISIGTSVAILFFVESFATTKGLGYRIMDSWGRADYVALYTGICCMALLGFSLYIVLDRLEQRICRWTRND; via the coding sequence ATGAATCGGAAGCGTGACACCGTCTTTGCTGCCCTTATCCTGCTTGCCATCTGGCAGGGTGCCGCGCTTCTGCTCGACTCCATTGCCCTGCCCGAACCATGGATCGTGGCCCGGGACATGGTCGCCGCCTTTCGAGACGGCAATCTGTTTGACGATCTGGCAATCTCGTCGATCCGCGCCTTGCTCGGACTGGCACTCGCCCTTGCCGCCGCAGTTCCCCTGGGATTGGTCATTGGCGCTGAAGAACCGGTGCGGAAGCGCTTATCGCCTTTTATTTACCTGCTCTACCCCATCCCCCACGTGGTCCTCCTGCCGCTGATCATTATTCTCTTTGGTATCGGTAACTTGTCTAAAATCTTTCTGATCGCCCTGATCGTCTTCTTCCAGATTTTGGTCACCACCAGAGACGCTGCCAAGGGCATCAACCGAAATTACTATTATTCCATGCTCACGCTCGGCGCTTCGCGTTTGCAGATCTACCGCCATGTGATTCTTCCCGCTAGCCTGCCCAAGATCCTGACGGCACTGCGCATCTCCATCGGCACATCGGTAGCCATCCTCTTTTTCGTCGAGTCGTTCGCCACCACCAAAGGACTTGGCTATCGGATCATGGATTCCTGGGGACGAGCCGATTATGTGGCGCTGTATACCGGCATCTGCTGCATGGCCCTGCTGGGCTTCAGCCTCTACATCGTTCTCGATCGACTCGAGCAGCGAATCTGCCGCTGGACCCGCAACGATTGA
- a CDS encoding ABC transporter ATP-binding protein, with amino-acid sequence MISVRSVNLSFHHNGVRLPVLKDISFELGAEDSCAIIGPSGCGKTSLLFLLNGLLQPDSGAITITGAPRCGTILQNFGLFPWKSVVQNIALGLSLRREPADTAGKRVKGLLEEMELTGFENHFPGQLSGGMQQRVALARALAIDPEILYMDEPLSSLDALTRERLQNLILHIGRTKRITTVLVTHSIEEAVFLGRRIILLSHRPGQIVRILDNPDAGSRDFRTSESFFRQCSTLRATLARETDESEA; translated from the coding sequence ATGATCTCGGTCCGCTCGGTCAATCTCAGTTTTCACCATAATGGCGTCCGGCTCCCCGTCCTCAAAGACATCTCGTTTGAGCTCGGCGCCGAAGACAGCTGCGCCATCATCGGCCCGTCCGGGTGCGGCAAGACGTCACTGCTCTTTCTGCTCAACGGGCTCCTGCAACCGGACTCGGGAGCCATCACCATCACCGGGGCGCCGCGCTGCGGCACCATTTTGCAAAACTTTGGCCTGTTTCCCTGGAAATCCGTCGTCCAGAACATCGCACTCGGCCTCTCGCTTCGCAGGGAACCTGCCGACACGGCCGGTAAACGCGTCAAAGGATTGCTCGAGGAGATGGAGTTGACCGGTTTCGAAAACCATTTCCCCGGCCAGCTATCCGGAGGTATGCAACAGCGGGTGGCGCTGGCCCGGGCCCTGGCCATCGATCCGGAAATCCTCTATATGGACGAGCCCCTCTCCTCTCTGGATGCGCTCACCCGGGAACGCTTGCAGAACCTTATCCTGCATATTGGCCGGACCAAACGCATTACCACCGTGCTGGTCACCCATTCAATCGAGGAAGCGGTGTTTCTGGGGCGCAGGATCATCCTGCTCTCACACCGTCCGGGACAGATAGTCCGGATCCTCGACAATCCCGACGCCGGCAGCAGAGATTTCCGCACCAGCGAGTCGTTTTTCCGCCAGTGCAGCACCCTAAGGGCGACACTTGCGAGGGAGACCGATGAATCGGAAGCGTGA
- a CDS encoding MetQ/NlpA family ABC transporter substrate-binding protein — translation MRFSSPAQILCWLILPLLLLAPFSSQAGQPLRMGVLQIEDVVPFYLAEQQGFFQEQGIDVELVPFLSALERDSALTAEAIDGAINDPIGAILFDRGRSLLRITSLGLGQTPAEGPFAILVAPRSTIKTVEDLKGVEIGVSRATIIEYVTERLLRSSGFAPGEIRTIDVKKMPIRMQMLLSGSIQAATLPEPLASIAVGGGARLLISDAQAEQSLSQTVIVFRSTVLGQRRADVAAFFRGYRRAVEALNERPEDYRELFVTIGRIPADLASRYPIPRYPLPEPFSRELYEPVIGWLAERQLAPPLAYETMVSTDFLGPRQDQ, via the coding sequence ATGCGCTTCTCGTCACCGGCCCAGATCTTGTGCTGGCTTATCCTGCCGCTGCTTCTGCTGGCGCCCTTTTCCAGCCAGGCAGGGCAACCACTGCGTATGGGAGTGTTGCAGATCGAAGATGTGGTACCCTTCTACCTGGCCGAACAGCAGGGCTTCTTCCAGGAACAGGGAATCGATGTGGAACTGGTCCCGTTTCTCAGCGCTTTGGAACGGGACAGCGCCCTGACCGCCGAGGCCATCGACGGTGCCATAAACGATCCAATCGGCGCGATCCTTTTTGACCGGGGCCGCTCGTTGTTACGCATCACCTCCCTGGGCCTGGGACAGACGCCGGCCGAAGGTCCCTTTGCCATCCTCGTCGCCCCACGATCGACGATCAAGACGGTGGAGGATTTGAAGGGGGTGGAAATCGGCGTCTCCCGGGCGACCATCATCGAATATGTCACCGAACGGCTGCTGCGCAGCAGCGGCTTTGCCCCGGGAGAGATCCGCACCATCGATGTCAAGAAGATGCCGATCCGCATGCAAATGCTGCTGTCCGGTTCGATTCAGGCTGCCACCCTGCCGGAACCGCTCGCCTCTATCGCCGTTGGCGGCGGTGCCCGCCTGCTGATCAGCGACGCTCAGGCGGAACAAAGTCTGTCGCAAACGGTTATCGTCTTTCGCTCCACGGTGCTGGGTCAACGCCGGGCTGACGTGGCTGCCTTCTTTCGCGGATACCGTCGCGCCGTCGAGGCGTTAAACGAACGCCCCGAGGATTACCGCGAGTTATTCGTTACCATCGGGCGCATCCCCGCAGATCTGGCATCACGCTATCCGATCCCCCGCTATCCGCTGCCGGAGCCGTTTTCCCGTGAACTTTACGAGCCGGTCATTGGCTGGTTGGCCGAGCGACAGTTGGCGCCGCCACTGGCCTATGAAACCATGGTCTCCACCGATTTCCTCGGTCCCCGGCAGGATCAGTGA
- a CDS encoding quinone oxidoreductase family protein, whose protein sequence is MGKAIVMERTGGPEVLCWQDFDPGKPGPGEVRVVHEAVGLNYIDVYHRTGLYPLPSLPAVPGLEGAGRVETVGEGVTGLAVGDRVAYAGVPVGAYAQARCIPAHRLIKLPEQISCRQAAAMMLQGMTARYLLNGCYRVDEKSVILVHAAAGGVGSILCQWAAHRGATVIGTAGSEEKAEMARRNGCREVILYRSEDVPAAVRRMTGGSGVDVVYDSVGKDTFMASLDCLRPMGMMVSFGQSSGAIGPFDLSVLAAKGSLFLTRPSLMHYTAKREDLEAHAADLFGVVLSGAVRISIDREYPLSEAAQAHRDLEQRRTKGSSVLLP, encoded by the coding sequence ATGGGAAAAGCAATCGTCATGGAGCGGACCGGCGGGCCGGAGGTGTTGTGTTGGCAAGACTTCGACCCCGGCAAGCCGGGTCCCGGTGAAGTGCGGGTCGTTCATGAGGCGGTCGGACTCAACTATATCGATGTCTATCATCGGACCGGGTTGTATCCGCTCCCCTCGCTTCCGGCAGTGCCCGGTCTCGAAGGAGCCGGTCGTGTCGAGACGGTCGGCGAAGGGGTAACCGGCCTGGCCGTTGGCGATCGCGTGGCCTATGCCGGGGTCCCGGTCGGCGCCTATGCGCAGGCCAGATGTATCCCGGCGCATCGGCTGATCAAGCTGCCCGAGCAGATCTCGTGTCGTCAGGCAGCTGCCATGATGCTGCAGGGCATGACCGCCCGCTACCTGCTGAACGGTTGTTACCGCGTCGATGAGAAGAGCGTGATCCTGGTACATGCCGCCGCCGGCGGGGTTGGCTCCATCCTCTGCCAGTGGGCGGCCCATCGCGGGGCGACGGTCATCGGCACGGCGGGTTCCGAGGAAAAGGCTGAGATGGCGCGCCGCAACGGCTGCCGGGAAGTTATCCTGTATCGAAGTGAAGACGTCCCGGCAGCGGTGCGCAGAATGACCGGAGGGAGCGGCGTTGATGTGGTCTACGACTCGGTCGGAAAGGATACGTTTATGGCCTCGCTCGATTGCCTGCGGCCAATGGGGATGATGGTTTCTTTCGGGCAGTCTTCCGGGGCGATCGGGCCATTTGATCTGAGTGTCCTGGCGGCGAAGGGATCCCTCTTCCTGACCCGGCCTAGCCTGATGCATTACACTGCCAAACGGGAAGACCTGGAGGCCCATGCCGCTGATCTCTTTGGGGTGGTCCTGTCGGGGGCGGTGCGCATCTCGATTGACCGGGAATACCCGTTGAGCGAAGCGGCCCAGGCGCATCGCGATCTGGAGCAGCGGCGGACCAAAGGGAGTTCGGTGCTGCTTCCCTGA
- a CDS encoding energy-coupling factor ABC transporter ATP-binding protein, which yields MIPLIELCAVSFGYRNDALIIDQVDLALHEKQRIGLIGPNGSGKTTLFNLIMGLVRPRCGHLYFRGHPLTKEKDFKVLRQDVGLLFQDADDQLFSPTVLEDIAFGPLNLGVSAEEARTRSLRVLEELGLRHLHERITHQLSGGEKKLVALATILVMEPSALLLDEPTNNLDPPTRERLIDILAGLDLATIVISHDYDFLAATCRDTRIMENGKVLIGEPSSLHTHYHIHRHGSLPHRHGDT from the coding sequence ATGATCCCGCTCATCGAACTGTGCGCCGTTTCTTTCGGATACCGCAACGACGCCCTCATCATCGACCAGGTCGACCTGGCCCTGCACGAAAAGCAGCGGATCGGCCTGATCGGCCCCAACGGCAGCGGCAAGACGACGTTGTTCAACCTGATCATGGGCTTGGTCAGACCGCGTTGCGGCCACCTCTACTTTCGTGGTCACCCCCTGACCAAAGAAAAAGATTTCAAAGTGTTGCGACAAGATGTGGGCCTGCTCTTCCAGGACGCGGACGATCAACTCTTCTCGCCCACCGTGCTCGAAGACATCGCCTTCGGCCCTCTGAATCTCGGCGTCTCTGCCGAAGAGGCCCGCACCCGGTCGCTACGGGTGCTGGAGGAGCTGGGACTCCGACATTTGCACGAGCGCATCACCCATCAACTGTCCGGTGGAGAGAAAAAGCTGGTCGCCCTCGCCACCATCCTGGTCATGGAGCCCTCGGCGCTGCTGCTGGACGAACCGACCAACAACCTCGATCCGCCCACCCGGGAGCGGCTGATCGACATCCTCGCCGGTCTCGACCTGGCAACCATCGTCATCTCCCACGATTACGACTTCCTCGCCGCGACCTGCCGGGACACCCGCATCATGGAAAACGGCAAGGTACTCATCGGCGAACCGTCAAGCCTGCATACCCACTACCATATCCATCGCCACGGTTCACTGCCGCACCGGCACGGCGACACCTGA